In one Tessaracoccus palaemonis genomic region, the following are encoded:
- a CDS encoding thiamine-phosphate kinase, protein MHEFELISSITSDVSVGDDVTLGIGDDAAALRLTGDTVVTTDILVEGVHFKRQWSPARSVGRKAIAVNVSDVEAMGARPSAIVVALAFPKDLDQVWVAEFEAGVKEECARAGVSLVGGDLSSSPTVTVCVTAIGDLEGRLPVTRSGARVGHVVAVTGNLGWAGAGLVTLQRGFASPKEPVAEQLTPSVPYGQGVIASDRGATSMLDISDGLLGDLGHICERSGVGIDIDTSLIEIPDPVARVAAATGRNALAFVLAGGEDHALAATFPTEVLPEGWRRVGVVVSGDAVSVDGHPWDGAAGWDHFA, encoded by the coding sequence ATGCACGAGTTCGAGCTGATCTCCTCCATCACCTCCGATGTGAGTGTCGGCGACGACGTGACGCTCGGCATCGGCGACGACGCAGCCGCGCTGCGCCTCACGGGGGACACTGTCGTGACGACCGACATCCTCGTCGAGGGTGTGCACTTCAAGCGCCAGTGGTCGCCCGCCCGCTCGGTCGGTCGCAAGGCCATCGCGGTCAACGTCTCCGACGTCGAGGCCATGGGCGCCAGGCCCAGCGCCATCGTCGTGGCGCTCGCCTTCCCGAAGGACCTTGACCAGGTGTGGGTCGCCGAGTTCGAGGCGGGCGTCAAGGAGGAGTGCGCGCGCGCGGGCGTGAGCCTCGTCGGCGGCGACCTCAGCAGCTCGCCGACGGTCACCGTCTGCGTCACCGCCATCGGCGACCTCGAGGGACGCCTCCCCGTGACCCGCTCCGGCGCCCGCGTCGGGCATGTCGTCGCCGTGACGGGCAACCTCGGCTGGGCCGGGGCCGGCCTCGTGACCCTGCAGCGGGGCTTCGCGTCGCCGAAGGAACCGGTCGCGGAGCAGCTCACCCCGAGCGTGCCGTACGGCCAGGGCGTCATCGCGTCCGACCGCGGCGCCACCTCGATGCTCGACATCTCGGACGGGCTGCTGGGCGACCTCGGCCACATCTGCGAGCGCAGCGGCGTCGGAATCGACATCGACACCTCGCTCATCGAGATCCCCGACCCCGTGGCCCGCGTGGCGGCGGCCACGGGCAGGAACGCGCTGGCCTTCGTGCTGGCGGGAGGCGAGGACCACGCGCTGGCCGCGACGTTCCCGACCGAGGTGCTGCCCGAGGGGTGGCGCAGGGTCGGCGTCGTCGTCAGCGGCGACGCGGTCAGCGTCGACGGACACCCGTGGGACGGCGCGGCCGGCTGGGATCACTTCGCCTGA